In the Thauera sedimentorum genome, one interval contains:
- a CDS encoding ABC transporter substrate-binding protein: MFRSCNRFTRYLGRASLALCLSIPLVAGAQESLKIGLSGPFTGGSAPMGNSMRLGIRMAVEEINEYVGGVLGRRIELVERDDEANPQKGAAIAQELIEREKVVATVGIVNTGVGLASIDHYQKARVPLLVAVSTGSELTARHAPTAERKSFVFRVSPRTGVSNLFLARHLVKDRGLQRIAILADDTGYGEAERADLEAALAGFGVQPVAVQRFAIGDRDMKKQLAAAQRAEAQAVVMFGIGPELAAIARDRAAMGWSVPLYGSWTVQMRNFLDQAGAAGEGVMAVQTFIPGSQNTRHRQFIEDFRRRYGDEAMESAMSAAQGYDAMRLLFSALVTAGSADGERIRAALEQLDRGVEGVVTTYIRPFSDRDHDAITENMLVLGVVRDGRVDYAFAEDARRSVALRRKQAAEAR; encoded by the coding sequence ATGTTTCGCAGCTGCAATCGTTTCACCCGCTACCTTGGCCGTGCCAGCCTGGCGCTGTGCCTGAGCATTCCGCTCGTCGCCGGGGCACAGGAAAGCTTGAAGATCGGACTGTCCGGTCCATTCACCGGCGGTAGTGCGCCTATGGGCAACAGCATGCGCCTCGGCATACGCATGGCGGTCGAGGAGATCAACGAATACGTCGGCGGCGTGCTCGGGCGGCGCATCGAACTGGTCGAGCGCGACGACGAGGCCAATCCGCAGAAGGGCGCGGCGATCGCCCAGGAGCTGATCGAGCGCGAGAAGGTGGTGGCGACCGTGGGCATCGTCAATACCGGCGTGGGGCTGGCGTCCATCGACCACTACCAGAAGGCGCGGGTGCCCTTGCTCGTGGCGGTGTCCACCGGCTCCGAGCTCACCGCCCGGCACGCGCCGACCGCCGAGCGCAAGAGCTTCGTTTTCCGGGTTTCGCCACGTACCGGGGTCAGCAACCTCTTCCTCGCCCGCCATCTGGTCAAGGACCGTGGACTGCAACGGATTGCGATCCTCGCCGACGACACCGGCTATGGCGAGGCCGAGCGCGCGGATCTCGAGGCGGCGCTGGCCGGGTTCGGCGTGCAGCCGGTCGCGGTGCAGCGTTTTGCCATCGGCGACCGCGACATGAAGAAGCAGCTTGCCGCCGCCCAGCGTGCCGAGGCGCAGGCGGTGGTGATGTTCGGCATCGGCCCCGAACTCGCGGCGATTGCCCGCGACCGCGCGGCCATGGGCTGGTCGGTGCCGCTCTATGGGAGCTGGACGGTGCAGATGCGCAACTTCCTCGACCAGGCCGGCGCGGCGGGCGAGGGCGTGATGGCGGTGCAGACCTTCATCCCCGGCAGCCAGAACACCCGTCACCGGCAATTCATCGAGGACTTCCGCCGCCGCTATGGTGACGAGGCAATGGAGTCGGCGATGTCCGCAGCGCAGGGCTACGACGCCATGCGCCTGCTGTTCAGCGCGCTGGTGACCGCGGGCTCTGCCGATGGCGAGCGCATCCGCGCGGCGCTGGAACAACTCGATCGCGGTGTCGAAGGCGTGGTGACCACCTACATCCGGCCCTTCTCCGATCGCGATCACGACGCCATCACCGAGAACATGCTGGTGCTCGGCGTGGTGCGCGACGGCAGGGTCGACTACGCCTTCGCGGAAGATGCGCGGCGCAGCGTGGCCCTGCGACGCAAGCAGGCCGCCGAAGCGCGCTGA
- a CDS encoding tRNA dihydrouridine synthase, producing MRLLLAPMEGLLDFPLRDVLTRVGGYDHAVTEFARVSGTVLPRRYFRRISPELASAGRTSAGTPVRVQLLGSDPALMAGSAGVLAALGPAGIDLNFGCPAPTVNRHRGGAVLLDEPELLHRIAGAVRAAVPRGMPFSAKMRLGVSETARAVECAQALVDGGVDELVVHARTKADGYRPPAHWEWVGRIADAVPVAVAANGEVWCEADWRRCRAVSGASDVMLGRGAVADPFLARRIRLGLTDEAAADPALREREWAELRPLLAHFWQLVRMRVAARHAPGRLKQWLGLLRRNYPAAQRLFDDVRVLRLPQEVDVVLARHGILAAPEALAA from the coding sequence TTGCGCCTGCTGCTCGCGCCCATGGAGGGCCTGCTCGATTTTCCCTTGCGGGACGTCCTCACCCGCGTCGGCGGCTACGACCATGCGGTGACCGAGTTCGCCCGCGTGTCGGGTACGGTCCTGCCCCGGCGCTACTTCCGCCGCATAAGCCCGGAGCTGGCCAGTGCCGGCCGGACCTCGGCCGGCACGCCGGTGCGGGTGCAGCTGCTCGGCTCCGATCCCGCGCTCATGGCCGGCAGCGCCGGGGTGCTGGCCGCGCTCGGGCCCGCGGGGATCGATCTCAACTTCGGCTGCCCGGCGCCCACTGTGAATCGCCATCGCGGCGGGGCGGTGCTGCTCGACGAGCCGGAACTGCTGCACCGCATCGCCGGCGCGGTGCGTGCCGCAGTGCCGCGCGGCATGCCCTTCAGCGCCAAGATGCGCCTGGGCGTGAGCGAAACAGCGCGGGCGGTCGAGTGTGCCCAGGCCCTGGTCGACGGCGGCGTGGATGAACTGGTGGTGCATGCCCGCACCAAGGCTGACGGCTACCGGCCCCCCGCGCACTGGGAGTGGGTGGGGCGGATCGCCGACGCCGTGCCGGTGGCGGTGGCCGCCAACGGCGAAGTCTGGTGCGAGGCCGACTGGCGGCGCTGCCGTGCGGTGAGCGGTGCCAGCGACGTGATGCTCGGCCGCGGCGCGGTGGCCGACCCCTTCCTCGCGCGCCGCATCCGTCTGGGCCTGACCGACGAGGCGGCAGCCGACCCGGCGCTGCGCGAGCGCGAATGGGCCGAACTCCGACCACTGCTGGCGCACTTCTGGCAACTGGTGCGCATGCGGGTGGCGGCCCGCCACGCCCCCGGCCGTCTCAAGCAGTGGCTGGGGCTGCTGCGGCGCAACTACCCGGCAGCCCAGCGCCTGTTCGACGATGTCCGCGTGCTGCGCCTGCCGCAGGAAGTGGACGTGGTGCTGGCGCGCCACGGTATCCTTGCCGCACCGGAAGCGCTGGCGGCCTGA
- the trmB gene encoding tRNA (guanine(46)-N(7))-methyltransferase TrmB encodes MSYANSRIPSSAQQGVHDKLAERVARHLREPFRKPYADYNRAAFEISLAGWDRRAPLILDAGCGVGHSTIQIAREYPDHWVIGVDQSADRLNRRKPYPDALLPTNMVFVRADLVDYWRLLADQGLQLARHYILYPNPWPKIGHLARRWHAHPVFPWIPKLGGVLECRSNWQVYIEEFALALGMACGRQIAWEQFQAEVPLTPFERKYRDSGQALFRLGCDLGSGAGQASAGPGMQTTTTGVQQ; translated from the coding sequence GTGAGCTACGCCAATTCCCGCATTCCCTCCAGCGCCCAGCAGGGCGTGCATGACAAGCTCGCCGAACGGGTGGCGCGCCACCTGCGCGAGCCCTTCCGCAAGCCCTATGCCGATTACAACCGCGCCGCCTTCGAGATCAGCCTGGCGGGCTGGGACCGCCGCGCCCCGCTGATCCTGGATGCCGGCTGCGGCGTCGGCCACAGCACCATCCAGATCGCCCGCGAATACCCGGACCACTGGGTGATCGGCGTCGACCAGTCGGCCGACCGGCTCAACCGCCGCAAGCCGTATCCCGATGCGCTGCTGCCCACCAACATGGTGTTCGTGCGCGCGGATCTGGTCGACTACTGGCGCCTGCTGGCCGACCAGGGCCTGCAGCTGGCGCGGCACTACATCCTCTACCCCAATCCCTGGCCCAAGATCGGCCATCTCGCACGGCGCTGGCATGCGCACCCGGTATTCCCGTGGATACCGAAACTGGGTGGCGTGCTCGAGTGCCGCAGCAACTGGCAGGTCTATATTGAAGAGTTCGCCCTTGCGCTTGGCATGGCCTGCGGACGGCAGATCGCCTGGGAACAGTTCCAGGCGGAGGTGCCGCTGACGCCCTTCGAGCGCAAGTACCGCGATTCGGGCCAGGCCCTGTTCCGCCTGGGCTGCGATCTCGGCAGCGGGGCGGGGCAGGCGAGCGCAGGACCAGGCATGCAGACAACAACCACCGGAGTGCAGCAATGA
- a CDS encoding UPF0149 family protein: protein MNQNEIEAHILSDDEFEALEELLTSDVVPEDCMDLEMLDGFLAGVIASPHPIAPGGWLPAVWSAHEDEVSFGSGRQMQQAIRLVLRYHNELVATIGAEESWEPFCYAAGEGDTLAIGEEWMAGFTQGLELWPEDWETLVPEEAATAVREEIAQLAATWGSPAAETADEETRLLWLEEAGQAVARIRGRWQAAGLSGPALLQVEQSVSAAPAGPGRNDPCPCGSGKKYKKCCGADKA, encoded by the coding sequence ATGAACCAGAACGAGATCGAGGCCCACATCCTCAGCGATGACGAATTCGAGGCGCTCGAAGAGCTGCTGACCTCGGACGTGGTGCCGGAGGACTGCATGGACCTGGAGATGCTCGACGGCTTTCTCGCCGGCGTGATCGCCAGTCCGCACCCGATAGCGCCGGGCGGCTGGCTGCCGGCGGTATGGAGCGCGCATGAGGACGAGGTCTCCTTCGGTTCCGGCCGGCAGATGCAGCAGGCCATCCGCCTGGTGCTGCGCTACCACAACGAACTGGTGGCCACCATCGGCGCCGAGGAGAGCTGGGAGCCGTTCTGCTATGCGGCCGGCGAGGGCGACACCCTGGCCATCGGCGAAGAATGGATGGCCGGCTTCACCCAAGGCCTGGAGCTGTGGCCGGAAGACTGGGAAACGCTGGTGCCCGAGGAGGCCGCCACCGCAGTGCGCGAGGAGATCGCCCAACTGGCCGCTACCTGGGGCAGCCCCGCGGCCGAAACCGCGGACGAGGAAACCCGCCTGCTGTGGCTGGAAGAGGCCGGCCAGGCGGTGGCGCGCATCCGCGGGCGCTGGCAGGCCGCGGGCTTGAGCGGCCCCGCGCTGCTGCAGGTCGAGCAGTCCGTTTCCGCCGCACCGGCCGGCCCGGGGCGCAACGATCCCTGCCCCTGCGGCAGCGGCAAGAAGTACAAGAAGTGCTGCGGGGCCGACAAGGCGTGA
- a CDS encoding YkgJ family cysteine cluster protein, protein MSAAAGSDPCTRCGACCAAFRVDFHPACLASREADGVPDALTVPVTAQLVRMRGTDAAEPRCIALRGEIGVAVECGIYDRRPPPCRDFAPYAPLGMGDEACARARRRHGLAPL, encoded by the coding sequence GTGAGCGCGGCCGCGGGCAGCGACCCGTGCACGCGCTGCGGCGCGTGCTGCGCCGCTTTCCGGGTGGATTTTCATCCGGCCTGCCTGGCGAGCCGCGAGGCAGACGGCGTGCCCGATGCGCTCACCGTGCCGGTCACCGCCCAGCTGGTGCGCATGCGCGGCACCGACGCCGCGGAGCCGCGCTGCATCGCGCTGCGGGGAGAGATCGGCGTGGCGGTCGAGTGCGGCATCTACGACCGCCGCCCGCCGCCGTGTCGCGACTTCGCGCCCTACGCGCCGCTGGGCATGGGCGACGAGGCCTGTGCCCGCGCCCGCAGGCGGCATGGCCTGGCGCCGCTCTGA
- a CDS encoding YkgJ family cysteine cluster protein, producing the protein METYNPCIECGICCTHFRISFYWAEADDAPGGFVPAEMTEKLTPHLRCMKGSNDVPRRCSALSGTLGEAVACTIYENRPTPCREFPVYFDDGTPNPKCDELRATIGLPPLPFFPLPQAA; encoded by the coding sequence ATGGAAACCTACAATCCCTGTATCGAGTGCGGCATCTGCTGCACCCATTTCCGTATTTCCTTCTACTGGGCGGAAGCCGACGATGCCCCTGGTGGCTTCGTGCCGGCCGAGATGACCGAGAAGCTCACGCCGCATCTGCGCTGCATGAAAGGCAGCAACGACGTGCCGCGCCGCTGCAGTGCGCTGTCCGGCACGCTGGGTGAAGCGGTGGCGTGCACCATCTACGAGAACCGGCCGACGCCCTGCCGCGAATTCCCGGTGTACTTCGACGACGGCACGCCCAATCCCAAGTGCGACGAGCTGCGGGCCACCATCGGCCTGCCGCCGCTGCCCTTCTTTCCCCTGCCGCAAGCGGCCTGA
- a CDS encoding ATP adenylyltransferase family protein has protein sequence MSSPASLAPSPAAHPSGLLADIDRTRAGALAQDILQPIHTEQAALEPVVLPFTVRWISSIERKHAAREQAAGRRDGNFNPFLPPEPELTVGPLGEAHLAVLNKFPVIDRHLLVITRAYEAQTAPLTAADFAALARVMGPLGGLGFYNGGATAGASQHHKHLQWIPAAAGEASLRAYADRLAQQPPHTGTRTLAGLPFRHAFVSLAAVDWTLPDEAGPRLHEAFAAACTALDLPPNADPMPPYNLLLDRDWLMVVPRRHEHWQDISVNALGFAGSLFVRRPAQIEQIRAVGPLALLAAVGEAA, from the coding sequence ATGTCTTCGCCTGCCTCCCTCGCTCCCTCTCCCGCCGCGCACCCGTCCGGGCTACTCGCGGACATCGACCGGACGCGTGCCGGCGCGCTCGCGCAGGACATCCTGCAGCCCATCCACACGGAACAGGCCGCGCTCGAGCCCGTGGTCCTGCCCTTCACCGTGCGCTGGATCTCCAGCATCGAACGCAAGCACGCGGCGCGCGAACAGGCCGCCGGACGGCGGGACGGCAACTTCAACCCCTTTCTGCCGCCCGAACCCGAACTCACCGTCGGCCCGCTCGGCGAGGCGCATCTGGCGGTGCTGAACAAGTTTCCGGTGATCGACCGCCATCTGCTGGTGATCACCCGCGCCTACGAGGCGCAGACCGCCCCGCTCACCGCGGCGGACTTTGCCGCGCTGGCCCGGGTGATGGGGCCGCTCGGCGGACTGGGCTTCTACAACGGCGGGGCGACGGCCGGCGCCAGCCAGCATCACAAGCATCTGCAATGGATTCCCGCCGCGGCGGGCGAGGCCTCGCTGCGCGCCTATGCCGACCGGCTCGCGCAGCAGCCGCCGCACACCGGCACGCGCACGCTTGCCGGCCTGCCCTTCCGCCACGCCTTCGTCTCGCTGGCCGCGGTCGACTGGACGCTTCCGGACGAGGCCGGCCCCCGGCTGCACGAGGCCTTCGCGGCCGCCTGCACGGCGCTGGACCTGCCTCCGAACGCCGACCCGATGCCGCCCTACAACCTGCTGCTCGACCGCGACTGGCTGATGGTGGTCCCCCGGCGCCACGAGCACTGGCAGGACATCTCGGTGAACGCGCTGGGATTTGCCGGCTCGCTGTTCGTGCGCCGGCCCGCGCAGATCGAGCAGATCCGCGCGGTCGGCCCGCTGGCCCTGCTCGCTGCCGTCGGCGAGGCGGCCTGA
- a CDS encoding RNA-binding S4 domain-containing protein translates to MSQNFAVRGDHIQLDQLLKTLGLVDSGGAAHAAVEAGQVQVDGKVESRKRAKLRPGQRVSFAGETVVLVAEGEA, encoded by the coding sequence ATGTCACAGAACTTCGCCGTACGGGGCGACCACATCCAGCTCGACCAGTTGCTCAAGACACTGGGCCTGGTGGACTCCGGCGGCGCCGCGCACGCGGCGGTCGAGGCCGGCCAGGTGCAGGTGGACGGCAAGGTCGAAAGCCGCAAACGCGCAAAACTGCGCCCCGGCCAGCGGGTGAGCTTTGCCGGCGAAACAGTGGTGCTGGTGGCAGAAGGCGAAGCCTGA
- a CDS encoding potassium channel family protein — MTPLPRHQSIFFLIMRRLRAPLILLISIIAISVLGLTLSPGVDADGRVHYLSFFHAFYFISYTATTIGFGEILYDFSDQQRLWVTICIYLSVVGWAYTVGTVFSLLSDRSLRQAVQTQRFMRAVRRLREPFFLVCGYGETGRLICSALDRLGQRAVVVEMDENKVGEVDLHGYAADVPALAADASNPETLRFAGLTSPHCVGVIALTNDDSANLAIAIAARLLAPRLPALCRAESAETAANMASFGTRHIINPFEKFGDYLGLALQSPPAWQLLAWLTGLPGTTVEHHREPPRGKWILCGHGRFGRVMVQALDRKEVPLTIIDRHPPDDVDHRWVQGDGTGAPALNAAGVKDAVGIVAGTSSDVDNLSIAVTARELNRELFIVLRQNHYSNHALFDAFDADFNMVPSEIIAHECLAILTTPLLVPFLEEMKQRDEEWCNWLLKRLTGRFGWDVPTVWSERINLSRTPALYRRLMAGEDITLDALLRSPHNRNEYLACEAVYMERDDDDHLIMPRGETVVRAGDELLLVGRRAARSDLALCLANEHALTYVLTGEDLPGGWIWEKLAGRRKARVHRRLPG, encoded by the coding sequence ATGACGCCCCTGCCCCGCCATCAGAGCATCTTCTTCCTGATCATGCGGCGCCTGCGCGCGCCGCTGATCCTGCTGATCTCCATCATCGCCATCTCGGTGCTGGGGCTGACGCTGTCGCCGGGCGTGGACGCCGACGGCCGGGTGCATTACCTGAGCTTCTTCCACGCCTTCTACTTCATCAGCTACACCGCCACCACCATCGGCTTCGGCGAGATCCTCTACGACTTCTCCGACCAGCAGCGCCTGTGGGTGACGATCTGCATCTACCTGTCGGTGGTCGGCTGGGCCTACACCGTGGGCACGGTGTTCTCCCTGCTCTCCGACCGCAGCCTGCGCCAGGCGGTGCAGACCCAGCGCTTCATGCGCGCGGTGCGGCGCCTGCGCGAGCCCTTCTTCCTGGTGTGCGGCTATGGCGAGACCGGCCGGCTGATCTGCAGCGCGCTCGACCGCCTCGGCCAGCGCGCGGTAGTGGTGGAGATGGACGAGAACAAGGTCGGCGAAGTCGACCTGCACGGCTACGCCGCCGACGTACCGGCCCTGGCGGCCGACGCCTCCAACCCCGAGACCCTGCGCTTCGCCGGCCTGACCAGCCCGCACTGCGTGGGCGTGATCGCGCTCACCAACGACGACAGCGCCAACCTGGCCATCGCCATCGCCGCCCGCCTGCTGGCCCCCCGCCTGCCGGCCCTGTGCCGCGCGGAATCGGCGGAAACCGCGGCCAACATGGCCTCCTTCGGCACGCGCCACATCATCAACCCCTTCGAGAAGTTCGGCGACTACCTCGGGCTGGCGCTGCAGTCGCCGCCCGCCTGGCAGCTGCTGGCCTGGCTCACCGGCCTGCCCGGCACCACGGTGGAGCACCACCGCGAGCCGCCGCGCGGCAAGTGGATCCTGTGCGGGCACGGGCGCTTCGGCCGGGTCATGGTGCAGGCGCTCGACCGCAAGGAAGTGCCGCTGACCATCATCGACCGCCACCCGCCGGACGACGTCGACCACCGCTGGGTGCAGGGCGACGGCACCGGGGCGCCGGCGCTCAACGCCGCCGGCGTGAAGGACGCGGTCGGCATCGTCGCCGGCACCAGCTCGGACGTGGACAACCTGTCCATCGCCGTCACCGCGCGCGAACTGAACCGCGAGCTGTTCATCGTGCTGCGGCAGAACCACTACAGCAACCACGCGCTGTTCGACGCCTTCGACGCCGACTTCAACATGGTGCCGAGCGAGATCATCGCCCATGAGTGCCTGGCCATCCTCACCACCCCGCTGCTGGTGCCTTTCCTGGAGGAGATGAAGCAGCGCGACGAGGAATGGTGCAACTGGCTGCTCAAGCGCCTGACCGGCCGCTTCGGCTGGGACGTGCCCACCGTGTGGAGCGAGCGCATCAACCTGTCCCGCACGCCCGCGCTCTACCGCCGGCTGATGGCCGGCGAGGACATCACCCTGGACGCCCTGCTGCGTTCGCCGCACAACCGCAACGAATACCTCGCCTGCGAGGCGGTGTACATGGAGCGCGACGACGACGACCATCTGATCATGCCGCGCGGCGAAACGGTGGTGCGTGCGGGAGACGAGTTGCTGCTGGTCGGCCGCCGCGCCGCGCGCAGCGACCTTGCGCTATGCCTGGCGAACGAGCATGCGCTGACCTACGTGCTCACCGGCGAGGACCTCCCCGGCGGATGGATCTGGGAAAAGCTGGCCGGCCGACGCAAGGCTCGCGTACATCGCCGCCTGCCCGGCTGA
- a CDS encoding DUF6394 family protein has product MNLEKVIFGFFIVLAATLNFGFFIGDIDNPSHHDIYELFAAIVVSLIATVLKFGDRTQIGAVHLSTSLVADLQLIAAAMVWGYAAHIAPAGLTPDMTAKIVSLSGGALLANFISVVILIAETIMQRR; this is encoded by the coding sequence GTGAACCTGGAAAAAGTCATCTTCGGCTTCTTCATCGTACTCGCCGCCACGCTCAATTTCGGCTTCTTCATCGGCGACATCGACAATCCGTCACATCACGACATATACGAACTGTTCGCCGCCATCGTGGTGAGCCTGATCGCCACCGTGCTCAAGTTCGGCGACCGCACGCAGATCGGCGCGGTGCATCTGTCCACCAGCCTGGTGGCCGACCTGCAGCTGATCGCCGCCGCCATGGTGTGGGGCTACGCGGCACACATCGCCCCGGCCGGCCTCACCCCGGACATGACCGCCAAGATCGTCTCGCTGTCCGGCGGCGCGCTGCTCGCCAACTTCATCTCGGTGGTCATCCTGATCGCCGAGACCATCATGCAGCGGCGCTGA
- a CDS encoding glutaredoxin family protein, which produces MNSLRAWLLGLLLSFVVAPAAAEVGVHVFWQQGCPHCERAIAFLAPLAGGEVDLRTHEISAEGPAREAFMAIVEAVGIERPSVPMVVIGNQVFLGFDGPEGSGRAWLAAIEHCRANDCVDLLTGLQTNAPQGELAPPSPPPSVRLPMLGELQLQGLSLPALTVLLGTLDGFNPCAMWVLVFLLGLLVPMQDALRRWTLGAAFLLASAGVYFLFMAAWLNALQFMAATNWVRSAIAVVALAAGGYYLIDVLRNPQMACPVGQSDGRRKVFERLRGAAAEPRFLLALAGIVGLAVAVNLVELLCSAGLPAVYAQVLAMNELPAGQHYAYLALYLFFFMLDDLAVFAVAMITLQVTGLSARFARVLRVGGGVLLLGIGLAMLFRPEWLSIA; this is translated from the coding sequence ATGAACAGCTTGCGTGCGTGGCTGCTTGGCCTTCTGCTTTCCTTCGTCGTGGCGCCGGCCGCGGCGGAGGTGGGCGTGCACGTGTTCTGGCAGCAGGGCTGCCCGCACTGCGAGCGGGCAATCGCCTTCCTCGCGCCGCTGGCCGGCGGCGAGGTCGATCTGCGCACCCACGAGATCAGCGCCGAAGGGCCGGCCCGCGAGGCCTTCATGGCCATCGTCGAGGCGGTGGGCATCGAACGGCCCAGCGTGCCCATGGTGGTGATCGGCAACCAGGTCTTCCTCGGCTTCGACGGTCCCGAGGGCAGCGGGCGGGCCTGGCTGGCGGCCATCGAGCACTGCAGGGCCAACGACTGCGTGGATCTGCTCACCGGCTTGCAGACCAACGCGCCACAGGGCGAACTTGCGCCGCCTTCGCCGCCGCCCTCGGTGCGCCTGCCCATGCTCGGCGAGTTGCAGCTGCAGGGCCTCTCCTTGCCCGCGCTGACCGTGCTGCTCGGCACGCTCGACGGCTTCAACCCGTGCGCGATGTGGGTGCTGGTGTTCCTGCTCGGCCTGCTGGTGCCGATGCAGGACGCCCTGCGCCGCTGGACGCTGGGCGCGGCCTTCCTGCTGGCCTCCGCCGGGGTGTATTTCCTGTTCATGGCCGCCTGGCTCAATGCCCTGCAGTTCATGGCCGCAACGAACTGGGTGCGCAGCGCGATCGCCGTGGTGGCGCTGGCTGCGGGTGGCTATTACCTGATCGACGTGCTGCGCAATCCGCAGATGGCCTGCCCGGTCGGCCAGTCGGACGGGCGCCGCAAGGTGTTCGAGCGCCTGCGCGGTGCGGCGGCCGAACCGCGCTTCCTGCTCGCGCTGGCGGGCATCGTCGGGCTGGCGGTGGCGGTGAACCTGGTCGAACTGCTGTGCTCGGCGGGCCTGCCGGCGGTCTATGCCCAGGTGCTGGCGATGAACGAACTGCCCGCCGGGCAGCACTACGCCTACCTGGCGCTCTACCTGTTCTTCTTCATGCTCGACGACCTGGCGGTGTTCGCGGTGGCGATGATCACGCTGCAGGTCACCGGCCTGTCGGCGCGTTTCGCGCGCGTCCTGCGCGTAGGCGGTGGGGTGCTGTTGCTGGGGATCGGGCTGGCGATGCTGTTCCGTCCGGAGTGGCTCAGCATCGCCTGA
- a CDS encoding YchJ family protein, producing MPAKRTASPACPCQSGLPYADCCGPAHDGSRPPATAEALMRSRYSAYALRLTDWLLATAHPSTRPESIDPAELAAAKWIGLQVLRHEQTGPDEAIVEFIARCRVGGRASRLHETSRFVREDGHWYYVDGDLHEG from the coding sequence ATGCCCGCCAAGCGCACCGCCTCCCCCGCCTGCCCCTGCCAGTCCGGCCTGCCCTACGCCGACTGTTGCGGGCCCGCCCATGACGGCAGCCGCCCGCCTGCCACGGCCGAAGCGCTGATGCGCTCGCGGTACAGCGCCTACGCGCTGCGCCTGACCGACTGGCTGCTGGCCACCGCACATCCGTCCACCCGCCCGGAATCGATCGACCCTGCCGAGCTGGCGGCGGCCAAGTGGATAGGCCTGCAGGTGCTGCGCCACGAACAGACCGGCCCGGACGAGGCCATCGTCGAGTTCATCGCCCGCTGTCGCGTCGGCGGCCGGGCTTCGCGCCTGCATGAGACGAGCCGCTTCGTCCGCGAGGACGGACACTGGTACTACGTGGACGGCGACCTGCACGAAGGCTGA
- a CDS encoding DUF502 domain-containing protein, which yields MTAKSHERIKHTRRYLIVGVLTAAPLWVTWLVFDFLFSQLSKMGIPWVVALARALRGPAPSVADFLLQPLFQSFLGLVFTVLVFYLLGWFATQVIGQRIIDWMERLVQGIPLVAAIYGGTKRFLAAVKEKPAGVQRVVLINFPSEQMKAVGFVTRVIRDESSGEDLAAVYVPTSPNPTSGYIEIVPISQVVSTDWTMDEAMSFVMTGGATSPEQIRFRNPPSVDADALRPEPPAEGAAKG from the coding sequence ATGACCGCCAAGTCGCATGAACGCATCAAGCACACCCGCCGCTACCTGATCGTCGGCGTGCTGACCGCCGCGCCGCTGTGGGTGACCTGGCTGGTGTTCGATTTCCTGTTCTCGCAGTTGTCCAAGATGGGCATTCCCTGGGTGGTGGCGCTGGCGCGCGCACTGCGCGGCCCCGCCCCCAGCGTGGCGGACTTTCTGCTGCAGCCGCTGTTCCAGTCCTTCCTCGGCCTGGTGTTCACCGTGCTGGTGTTCTACCTGCTGGGCTGGTTCGCCACCCAGGTGATCGGCCAGCGCATCATCGACTGGATGGAACGCCTGGTGCAGGGCATCCCGCTGGTGGCGGCCATCTACGGCGGCACCAAGCGTTTTCTCGCCGCGGTCAAGGAGAAGCCCGCCGGGGTACAGCGCGTGGTGCTGATCAACTTCCCGTCGGAGCAGATGAAGGCGGTGGGCTTCGTCACCCGGGTGATCCGCGACGAGTCCAGCGGCGAGGATCTGGCCGCAGTGTATGTGCCGACCTCGCCCAACCCCACCTCGGGCTACATCGAGATCGTGCCCATCTCCCAGGTGGTGTCCACCGACTGGACCATGGACGAGGCGATGAGCTTCGTGATGACCGGCGGCGCCACCTCGCCCGAGCAGATCCGCTTCAGGAACCCGCCCTCGGTCGATGCCGACGCCCTCCGGCCGGAACCGCCGGCAGAAGGGGCAGCGAAGGGCTGA